One Aegilops tauschii subsp. strangulata cultivar AL8/78 chromosome 2, Aet v6.0, whole genome shotgun sequence genomic window, TCCGCCAGCGCAGCCGCAGCGGCAACCTCGTCATAAACGAGGGCGTCCTCGTCCCTTCCCCTCCCCGCAGCCACATCCGCCTGGTCAAGCCGAAGAAGGAGCCGGCGGCGACCGTGTTGAAGCGGGAGCACGAGGACATGGTTTCCGGCATCGAGAGCGGCCTCGCCTGGTCATGCGTGGACTACGTGGCGCAGGAGATGGAGCGCTAGCGCCGTGCGCTGGAAGAAATTGCCGAGCGGCCCTGCGGGCACGACGAGGGCGGCGTCATCGTGCTATCCGACAACAACGACGAGGTCATTGCATCGAGCCAGCCGGTCCGCAGCGGCGATCCAGGGCAGGGCTGCAACTAGGCCACCCTGAAGGACGGGCCGCCGAGCGACGGCGATGGCGAGGAACTAGGAGTAGTTTTACGTTTTTATCTATGTAAATTTGCCTAAATATCAATGAAGTTGCCTATATTTTGTCCAAATTAACTGAACTTTATCGACCGTGcgctttttaatttttttgcccGATGCCGTTGCGGTCGCGGCTGGGAATCTATTCCCCCCAAGACGAAATTATTGTCGGCAATCCTCTAAGAGGCGCGATTTTTCGCCTGAAAGCGTCTTTGGGGGGCGAacagctggagatgctctaagtacTTGGCTAGATCATATGTTTGCCCCGATCACCCTCGCATGTCCCCGGCCAGACGGCCTGGCTCGGAAAGCACCTAGCCGGCCGGAGCCCCACCGGCGCTTGCCGCTGGGCACCTCTGCCACCTATTTATATCACGTACGCCTAGGTCTCTCTCCCTCCAGACCCGCACTTTCGCCTCCTCTTCAACTAGCGCTTTGCGGCCGGTGGTCCTCCCCTCGATCCAGTTCCTCACCACACCAAGAGCGCAACCCACCGTGTCTCCCCTTCCTCTAATCTTCCAATTCCAACCATCCCTTCTCTCCCCTCCTCAGCTCCGAACGCCAGGCATGGACAACCAGCAGCTCTTTGGTTCCTCCTACGTGGACACGTCTTTCTTCGCGGCCAATGGTACGTACgacgccgccccccccccccccccccccccccccccggtgttTGCGCATGCGATGATGCAGCTGCAGTAGCTTCATTTTCACCGGCCAGGACACGCATGTGATGCCCTTTTTTTTTCCATGTCGTGGTTGTATGTGTGCAGGCACGGCGCAGCGGGAGAGTCAGCCGAAggctcggcgcaggcggcggagGGCCGCGAGATGCGGCGGAGGGGATGGTAACGGCGGGGAGATGGACGAAGGAGGGGACCCCAAGAAGCGGCGGCTCACCGATGAGCAGGCGGAGATGCTGGAGCTGAGCTTCCGGGAGGAGCGCAAGCTGGAGACTGGCCGGAAGGTGTATCTGGCCGCCGAGCTCGGGCTCGACCCCAAGCAGGTCGCCGTGTGGTTCCAGAACCGCCGCGCGCGCCACAAGAGCAAGACGCTCGAGCAGGAGTTCGCCAGGCTCAAGCACGCCCACGACGCAGACATCCTCCACAAATGCCACCTCGAGAACGAGGTAAGCTTgctcgcacacacacacacgggCGTACATATCAATTCCTCTTCGTTCTTGCACAAGCTGACTGACACCCAGCTGCTGAGGCTGAAGGAGAAGCTGAGAGCGACTGAGGAGGAGGTGCAGCGCCTCAGGTCGGCAGCTGGGTGCCACGGGGCATCCGCCGATGGCGGAGACTCAGCTGGCGCCGTTAGCGTGTGCGGCGGGAGCCCGGGCTCGTTCTTCTCGACGGGAACCTGCCAGCAGCATCCGGGTTTCAGCGGGGCAGACGTGCTGAGGCCGGACGATGACCTGATGATGTGCGTCCCCGAGTGGTTTTTCGCATGAATTACCTAGAGTTTATGGTGGCTACGCCGATAGCAGCGTGTTCGAGTGTTTTTTATCATGAAATAAAATCTCCCACAAAATAGGCACTATAACTGCTCGGAAGCCTCGCCGCTATGCTATGGCTGCATGCCGCCGCCAAATCCTCCACAAATCCCTTCAAAGGCCTGCTATGCGGCCGCTATAGCTGCTGGAAGAGGCCGCCGCTAAATCGTTTCTCCCACGATTTTAATCTTTGGTTTTTAGCCTGTATATATGGGGTGATTTGAAATTGACACGAGCTGGACATCAACTACATGCTGATCGATTACTATTCTAGTTAGCCATAGTTTTAATTAATAAGTTGGGGACGATCTCTATGCGTGCGTGTTGTTTAATTATGTATCGAGAGTGTTGATTAATGGCAAAAGCTTGCAAGCTAGCAAGTGTAGTACTGGTCACTCTCTTGAAGATCAGAGATGATGTGTGTTATCATTTGATATATATTTTACTTAAGCCGTAAATTGTCTTCTTAGTGAAGCACTGTGTATGTACAAGTTGGTAATCATCTTTGCAAATGAAGGTCTAAatattgatgatgatgttggTGGTGACTGGTTAGTACGATATACAATTTCAATCTGTCCAGTAATAACATATTAAAATTATGATTATCCGTTGGTTTTGGTAAAAATGAATGTAAAATCAAAAGGATGACATTTTTCACGGCCAATGATGATTATATGCTCTAATATACAAAGTTTTGTATGTTAATTAGCCCttgtgttctaatataactttgtAAAACATGAAATTTATTTATATCAGTTCATTTCCCCATACTACTGGCTACATGGTGCTTTCGCTCCTATGTACGTACTTATATACTGCTCCAACTCTTTGGTACAGTTAAGTGCGAGACTGCAGAGCGTACATGGATTAACTTCAACAAATTCAAGTGTAACTAAGAACTGGTCGCAAAATATATGAAACTCAGATTGTTATGACTTTAACCCTAGCTAGACGGAGAATATTAGACAACAGCTGTCATAAAATACTCTTCTAACCCAAGACCGAATGAGTAATTAAGTTGCATTTTGCTGAATTTGAAAAGTTTGTGCATCAAATTTTAGTAATAACTGATGCGATCTAATTTCGATATTAATTTCAGAGAGTTTATGGTGATGTGAAGCTTGAGATGGGGAGGGGATTTGTGGCAATGCAGGGACGGGGGCACGCAGATTGTGGGCCGCCGATCTATGCCAAGATTGGGAAATCTGTTTGTGTATATAGCGTTTTTGTCTAGTATATAAGATTTGATATATGTGTGTAATGCCATTGTATATCGAAGCCGTATACCTGTCCTTGTGGGGTTGTGTAACTGTTCGTGTGGGGTAGTCTAATATACAATAAGTGAATCTAACATAGACAAATAACAGCGAAAGCAAAACCATTCATTCGGACCATTCAGCCTGCTGTTCTTGTTACTTCATGTCTGTCCTTCTAGCACTCTCATCCTACAAGAAATACCACCCTGGAGCAAGATTTGTTATTCTTCGCATCTACTGAAGTACACTCAAGGGTATCAACAACACGGGTGGACTTCTATCCGAAGATTTTGCTAAAAAAGCTTTGTTCTGCTTGTATATTACCTGTCCATAACTGCTTGCTCTTGTACAACAATTTCAAGCCTATAATACTGGTTGAATATTGTCTTTTGGGTATGTATGACTCAACCCGCTTGTTTAGTTTGTAGTACATATATGTTGGATACATTAATTCGCTGCATTAGTAAAAAAAGGCctatttgtcccggttccagaggCCCATTTGTGAAGTACTGCGATATTGTAGTGCGCTATGAAGTATTGCGATATTGTATCTTGCAAGGGGAATAATACTGCTACGCATATTATTATGTATCTAAAAACAAATTGTGGTAAGTTACAGAGAGTGAAACATAGTATTTGGAGAAATACCATCCATTTCGTCTTGGTGAAACTTAATCTGTTCAAATTTTAGTTAGTTTATTGGTTTGAATTCATGACTACTAAGATTACAGTGTACTCGCTTGTTTAGTTTGTAGTATCTATCTGTTCGACATATTAATTCTCTCTACTATGAAATATTACAATCTTGAAACTTACAACGACAATAAAACTGGTAGACCTATAGTTATGTATGTAAATCAAAGTTGTATTACCGAAAAAGGCCTTCGCCCcgttttatatataaagcaataACCATCACCAAGCCGATACAAACACACGCCACCCCAACACACGCACACACTCAAGGCTAGATACATAGGCACTGAGCACAGCTACACCACCCCTATCGCTACAAGAGCTACCAGGGTCCTCAACCGTGAACACCACCGTGAAGAGACGAAGCCGCATACGACGAACCGTGAGCTCCAAGGCGGCGCTTTCAGGAAGGTCTTGGCACCAGAGCTCCGCCACCGCCTGATCCGCAGATCAAGGTTTCCCCTGGAGCAACACGAAGGACAATGAGGACTgcgacgacgccttcaagaagggaacgaactcgccgccgccggcctgcCCGAAGACTGAACAGGTTTTCACTCCGGCCAACACACCGCCCCTCGCAAGGTACGAACGTCGCACCACCGCCACCGATCGACGCACCCCAGCGACCATGCCGCCCACACGGCCATGGCCACCGGCCAGCACCTAAACCATGGGCTCCGCCCATGAGCACCGTGCTCCCACCTCCAAAGCCGCCGCTCCGGAATCCAATAGCACCCCAACACCTTCAACCAGAGCCACCGACACCGCAGTCGATAAAAGCACACCCTTTTGGCAAAGAACGGGGCCCAGCCGGCCGGAGCAGGGCAGGGGAAGCCATCGGAGGCTGCCGGCCGCGCCGCACCCACCACACCATTTCACGACCCGGGGCCAGGTCTCTATCGCCACTCCCGGCAACAGCAAGACCCGGAGGCGCCCCTGCCAACTCCCCGGAGCGCCCCTGCCACCATGGCCAGCCACAGACGAAGTCGAGCCGCCGTGCTCCACCTGCCGAGCGCACCCCCATCCGCAGCTCCGAGCACCCCAAGAATCAGGGGAAGGTAGGTCGAACCGCCGCTACTGCGCCGCCATCCCAACTAGCCAGAGTGGCCTCGGTCGGGGCAGCCGCCCGCAGCCCAAGCCACCCGTAGCCCGCGTCGTGCCGAGGCCAGATCTGgccgagccgccgcgccgccatcGCGTCCGCCGTCCCTGACCTCCAGCACACGCACAACCACCCACCTCCACCAGCCCGGAAGGTCATGGCAGAGGGGGCCGTCCGCTGGCCGCGCCGTCCTCGGCCCGTGCCACCGCAGGGCCAGATCCGGCCGACGCAGCCACATCAGACCCCGTGCGCGCCCGCCACCACGCAGCCCACCGCGCCCGTAGCAGATCCTCGCACAGTCGCCCGCagagccgccgccgcgccgccacgTCCCGCATTCCGCGGCGCCCCGGCTCGACAGCGCCGGCCCGCGCCAGCCCCAGCCTAGCGAGGGGGTGAgaaggccccgccgccgccgccgccgccggccgggcTTCGCCCGGACGCGCCCTTCGGCGGCGGCAGGAGGAGGCGGAATAGAGGAGAGGAGGTGAGGCGGCCGGTGGCTAGGATTCCTCCCCTGCCGCCCGCGGGAgcgccagaggaggaggaggctcgGTCTTTTTCATGCAAGTTCAGATTCTCAAAGTTGTATTAACTTACAGAGGGTGACACTTAAATTTTTAGTCTAAAGTTACTAGTTCGTATCAATGAAACTTAAGAAACTTTTAGTTAATTTATTCGTCTGACTCCATGACAAATAATATTTTAAAGATGCTGCCGTGGAATTACCTATTGGAATAAAATTGATTGGACTAATCCACAAATGTAAACATCATTGTCTTAACTTGAAACTTAGTGTTATGTCCGTGTATTAATAAATTTACTTCCATCACATGATACATATAAATATTTATTTATTAAGTGTAGTTTGTATCACATTGTTATGATCAATTTAATAATTGTTCTAAAAAATTAGGAGAAATATCAGTATTAATTACCTATTTTGAGTTCTCTTTAACAACTTAATAGAACAATTTATGATTTTGGTTACTTTTTGTTAGCTTGTTCACACAACATGTCATTAGGATACAGGTCAGTCAAACTAAAGTTTCCATTCCAAATAATAAAGATCAGGAGTGTATTTGAAAATCTACATTAGACGTTGATCATGTACGAGCTGTTTTGGATGGGTGTTCAGAGTACAAAAGTCGATGCTTACAGATATCAACTTTGATGGATTGTTGAAGTTGCCTGACAGATGTTGACCTTAAGTACATTAAATATCTTCAATGTGACTGATATAAGGGAACAATGTTTCAATTTGTCGGAAGATAGGAAAGTCAATCTTTATGGTAATGATTTGCAAAAAGTGTTTGGCATCCCTTGTGAACAAAGATAGATCAATGTAGATGATGATTAGACATATGTCTATTCTTTCGAGGATAATATCAGTATGATTGGAAATTATAGTCATAGTCTTGAATAAGTTGAGAATTTTTTGGGAATGGAGTTAACAATAAAATCGAGTCAAGCTAAAAAGACATTGTTAAAGGCAACAAGTGTTATATTTATTACGAGACACTTGATAACCCCATCATCAGAACCGTCTACACAACTGTTGACTACTGGTCAGCTCTTTATAGGAGTGAATACATAGCTGATCATAATTGGTGTGGGTGTGCAATGAACTTTCGTGTTGGTGCTATTAGCGACCCAAAGCAACAAATGAGGTCAAACAGTCATGTTATTTTTTTTTCATGGTTGTCATCAGTTTTTGCAAGTAAGTTATCTTGTGATTCATAATATTTGAAATGACATATTGCTAGTATAAGTTTATCTTTGTGCCAATCTTTTTCATTGACAATCAAGTTCTTACTGGTCGGAGGACATATAATGAACTTCCAAGAATTACAAATTATGATAATCCGCGGACAAAAGATATAATTTGTAGTTCAAAAGAGACACCTAATAGTGTAACAAAAAAGACACCCAAGCGCCAAAACTGCACCACATAGCGTCCGGTTCCCCCCGGTGCGAGCCCAGCAGGAGGTGAAAGAGGAGGAGCCCGCGGCGACGGTGCGGCCGCTGCAGGAGcaggcggcggcagcggcggggaAGGGCCCCGCGTAGTCGCTGCCGCGGCAGCCGCTGGCGGAGAGCAAGAACATGGGGCGGCCAGTGGCTGAGCTGCACGACGAGGCAGGTGCGCATCTACGCGTACATCGACCCGGAGACCAACGCCTTCGACAAGACGCAGACGGACAAAGCTCACGCTCATGCTCGGCCCCACCGAGGAGTTCGTCTGGACCGACGAGACCTGCCAGATGGTCTACAACGAGTTCCAGGACCTCGTCGACCACGAGGTAAACAAACTAACCATACCACCATTCGTGCACTACGTAGCAAAATGAACATTTCCATGTTCATCTACTTCTGATACATTAAAACTACCAAAAATTTGGAAACCAGATTCATGTAGCAGAATTTTCTAGCATGGTAGCAAAAAATGCTGGAGTATATGCTAGTCATGCCAtgttgattttttttctaaaaaagaTAGTGGGAGTGTCGGACTGTACTGAGTTGAATTCTGCTGTTGTTACACTGCTGGGAGCTCCACTGTCGGAGTACACGCTTCGTCTGATCGGCTCTGATCTTGAGCACTACATCCGCAAGCTGCTCTACGACGGGCAGGTCAAGTAGAACATGAGGTACAGGGTGCTCAATTTCAGCATGGGCAAACCCCACGTCAAATTTAACAGCAGCCAGATCCCAGATGTAAAAAAGATACATACAACTATGCTAGCTGACGAGTTGTATCTACGCACTTGCTGTTCCATAAGAAAGAAGCATTACTAGAGCATTCCAAAGTTATGACTGCAGTTGCACATATACAAAAACAATACATTGTCTGTCGACAACGTCTTGTCCATAAACCTTCTACCTGAAAGAGAGGCTGAGCAAACTAGGGTCTAAAGATAATTCATTTGGGGGGTCGTGAGTACCAAGATAGGCTACTAGTTTCTCTTAGAATCACTAGAACGAGTTGTGCTGACAAATAACAATACCACGGGAAAACCCCTCAGTTTCTCTAGTTGAGAAAGGAGAGGTCTTCTGTAATTCTGTAGATAATCTCATTCCATGGAAGGAATAATCTTGTAAAGTTTGAAATCATCACTCCATGGCCTGAATTGGTCCTCATTCGTAATATTCTACAGAGGAAGAGAGTAAATTGTTAGGGAGTCGGATATTTCATAGGGAAGTCCATCTATATAAGAAGAAAAAGACGCTGCCACATGCTGTTAAAAGGTAAGAAATATGAAGGAATCAATTTTGTGTCTCCCCAAAGTTCTTCCTTCCAGCACATCGTTTCCTAATCCTCCTAAGTCCTCATTCACAATGTCGTGCTGTCCTGGCCATCCTCATCACGCTAGTTACACTGTTGTGAACTAGGTTTGTACCATAACATTTCAAAATTAGCAACAAGAAAAACCCATACTGATGCACCGTGGCTGCTAGTACTTTGCAACTCCATGCCAGTAAGAAGATACGACAGATTAATGCTGCAAATAAAAtcattaacaatgatttgtaccATACTGGCGTGATATTTAACAGGTCAATATTGGGCTGTATCCATTAACAAAGAACCtaagcacaaaataaatagaTTTGCTCTAACTGGGAACAGGTAAAAGATACTACTACTACAATTCAGTTCTTTAACAACAGGTGGAGCCATTATTGTTAGAGGCTTGATACTAGCATGCAAAAAGGGTTATACGAAAAAAGTCAAAGAAATGGGGTATGAATGAGGTTACCTCCATccagaagaaaaatccacgcAACAGAGCTAGCTGATTGGGTTTGCTGGTGCTTTCTACACGTACTTGTTTCGCAAGATCTGGAGTTAAATATTAAACAACGTGTTAATTAATACTACAACATGTAATCCATCACGTTAGAGAACATAAGCAGTGTTTATTAAACAGCCACATACCACATTACTTCAAACCAGGTACGTACCAATATGATTTGCTACTACTTTCTCGTCTTATTGGGAAAGACAACTTCTCAAGCAAAACAGCCATTTATTATACTGTACCAAATATAATGAATCTGTTGGGAATTTATCTTTGCAC contains:
- the LOC109761841 gene encoding homeobox-leucine zipper protein HOX14; translated protein: MDNQQLFGSSYVDTSFFAANGTAQRESQPKARRRRRRAARCGGGDGNGGEMDEGGDPKKRRLTDEQAEMLELSFREERKLETGRKVYLAAELGLDPKQVAVWFQNRRARHKSKTLEQEFARLKHAHDADILHKCHLENELLRLKEKLRATEEEVQRLRSAAGCHGASADGGDSAGAVSVCGGSPGSFFSTGTCQQHPGFSGADVLRPDDDLMMCVPEWFFA